A region of Micromonospora sp. WMMD882 DNA encodes the following proteins:
- a CDS encoding type I polyketide synthase, with amino-acid sequence MSEVAWPGGGSRVRRAGVSSFGISGTNAHVILEEPPPAAVVPPRTDAPETMVWPVSAASGAALREQAARLHAHLLARPHDHPADVMRALVTTRALLPYRAVVVGDDRAGLLDDLAVLADGGTNPRVLVGAPGDGGDLAFLFTGQGAQHAGMGRDLAARHPVFAAALDEVCAAFGDRLGRPLGDVLTHGSQQDLDRTIYTQPSLFAFEVALVALLRHAGIRPRRVAGHSIGEITAAHVAGVLSLPDAVTLVTARARLMQSLPGGGAMVSVRAPESAVVDLLTGYGDRVAVAAVNGPWSVVLSGDEDAVLRIADVLAGRGRRIRRLRVSHAFHSPRMDPVLDEFRTVAESLTYHPPTLPVGSTGRVDTAEHWVRHLRDTVRFGDAVRDLRAAGAGTFLEIGPDAALTVLGPECAPDAVFVAAQRRDRSGHAALVTALATLQARGSTVDWTALFPGGGAHVDLPTSVFRRRRYWPDGGVVRSADATGFGLDPIGHPWLSAAVRPAGADAALLTGRISLGAQPWLADHRVGDSLVFPGSGLVEIVLHAAERVGADTLDELVMVAPLTLAEPDGADVQVSVGEAGVDGRRTVSVHARPAGAPDWRPVAAGAASTSAGDATVPDGDGDWPPADAEPVDLTGWYDELAARRLRYGPAFRNLRAAWRHQGEVYAEVGLADVDPGFGLHPALLDATLHAIDLGDRPATGVTRLPFGWAGVRRLATGVSAVRARITPTGPDAVSLTLTDTAGRPVATVASLTLRESTAQAGALYEVNWTPVPAGPTDPAASWAVVGDDRGLAAALPNVVRYPDLGAVTGAPDAVLLVLDPAGPDVGAAVDGPGAVAGDAVTVADGAGAANGAGVVAGAAAPVGGEADAAHAVCHHALAQAQAWIADDRFGVAPLVVVTRDATTGDDLPAAAARGLLLTAATENPGRFVVVDVDGSPGSVAALPGVLGLDEPQLLLREGVLLAARLGASGPATADPATAAPVSWPEHGTVLVTGATGALGHAVARHLVAAHGVRNLLLVSRRGPDAPGADDLRADLTGLGADVTVAGCDVADRDALTALLATIPADRPLTAVVHAAGVLDDGVVGALTPQRLDTVLRPKVDAAWHLHELTRDAGLTAFVLFSSVAGVVGTAGQAGYAAANAFLDALARRRRAAGDAALSLGWGAWAEAGMAAGLGAADLARVARSGIGVLDAADGLRLFDAALTGAPAHVVPLRLDTGALGADAPALLRGLAPSRRASRDRPAGADALKRRLATLSPAKRHKALTDVVRAEAATVLNHPGPAQVPAERTFTDLGVDSLTALELRNALVRATGVPLAPTVVFDHPTPAALARLLLGEIVFAPTGPDAFDEERFRRDLAALPVERLRAAGLLPDLLALVGSRPADRPTNATAGGDDPDADVDGLGVGDLIRLATEGVEW; translated from the coding sequence GTGTCGGAGGTGGCGTGGCCGGGTGGTGGGTCGCGGGTGCGGCGGGCGGGGGTGTCGTCGTTCGGGATCAGTGGGACCAACGCCCACGTCATCCTCGAGGAGCCACCCCCGGCGGCGGTCGTGCCGCCGCGCACGGACGCGCCGGAGACCATGGTGTGGCCGGTCTCGGCGGCCAGCGGGGCCGCCCTGCGGGAACAGGCCGCCCGCCTGCACGCCCATCTGCTCGCCCGCCCGCACGACCACCCGGCCGACGTGATGCGCGCCCTGGTCACCACGCGCGCCCTGCTGCCGTACCGGGCCGTGGTCGTCGGCGACGACCGCGCCGGCCTGCTCGACGACCTCGCCGTCCTGGCCGACGGGGGCACGAACCCCCGCGTCCTGGTCGGGGCGCCGGGCGACGGCGGCGATCTGGCGTTCCTGTTCACCGGGCAGGGCGCGCAGCACGCCGGCATGGGCCGCGACCTCGCCGCCCGCCACCCGGTGTTCGCCGCCGCGCTCGACGAGGTGTGCGCCGCGTTCGGCGACCGGCTCGGTCGACCGCTGGGCGACGTCCTCACCCACGGCAGCCAGCAGGACCTGGACCGGACGATCTACACCCAGCCGAGTCTGTTCGCGTTCGAGGTGGCGCTCGTCGCGCTGCTGCGGCACGCCGGGATCCGGCCGCGTCGGGTCGCCGGCCACTCGATCGGCGAGATCACCGCCGCCCATGTCGCCGGCGTGCTCTCCCTGCCCGACGCGGTCACCCTCGTCACCGCCCGCGCCCGCCTCATGCAGTCCCTGCCCGGGGGCGGCGCGATGGTCTCCGTCCGCGCCCCGGAGTCCGCCGTCGTCGACCTGCTGACCGGGTACGGGGACCGGGTGGCGGTCGCCGCCGTCAACGGCCCGTGGTCGGTGGTGCTCAGCGGTGACGAGGACGCCGTCCTGCGGATCGCCGACGTGCTCGCCGGGCGCGGGCGCCGGATCCGGCGGCTGCGGGTCAGCCACGCGTTCCACTCGCCGCGGATGGACCCGGTGCTCGACGAGTTCCGTACCGTCGCCGAGAGCCTCACCTACCACCCGCCGACCCTGCCGGTCGGGTCCACCGGCCGGGTCGACACGGCCGAACACTGGGTCCGGCACCTGCGGGACACCGTGCGTTTCGGCGACGCCGTCCGCGACCTGCGCGCCGCCGGGGCCGGGACGTTCCTGGAGATCGGTCCGGACGCCGCCCTCACCGTCCTGGGGCCCGAGTGCGCCCCGGACGCCGTCTTCGTCGCCGCCCAGCGCAGGGACCGGTCCGGGCACGCCGCGCTGGTGACCGCGCTGGCCACCCTCCAGGCCCGCGGGTCCACCGTGGACTGGACCGCGCTGTTCCCCGGCGGGGGCGCTCACGTCGACCTGCCCACCTCCGTGTTCCGCCGGCGCCGCTACTGGCCCGACGGCGGTGTCGTGCGCAGCGCCGACGCGACAGGTTTCGGCCTCGACCCGATCGGCCACCCCTGGCTGTCGGCCGCCGTGCGTCCCGCCGGCGCCGACGCGGCGCTGCTCACCGGCCGGATCTCGCTGGGCGCGCAGCCGTGGCTCGCCGACCACCGGGTCGGTGACAGCCTGGTGTTCCCGGGGTCCGGCCTGGTCGAGATCGTCCTCCACGCGGCCGAGCGGGTCGGCGCCGACACGCTCGACGAGCTGGTCATGGTGGCGCCGCTCACGCTGGCCGAGCCCGACGGCGCGGACGTGCAGGTCTCCGTCGGCGAGGCCGGCGTCGACGGCCGCCGGACGGTGTCCGTGCACGCCCGGCCGGCCGGCGCGCCGGACTGGCGGCCGGTCGCGGCCGGCGCCGCCTCCACCTCCGCCGGCGACGCGACCGTCCCGGACGGCGACGGCGACTGGCCCCCGGCCGACGCCGAGCCCGTCGACCTGACCGGCTGGTACGACGAGCTCGCCGCCCGACGCCTGCGCTACGGGCCCGCGTTCCGCAACCTGCGGGCCGCCTGGCGACACCAGGGCGAGGTGTACGCCGAGGTCGGCCTCGCCGACGTCGACCCGGGCTTCGGTCTGCACCCGGCTCTGCTCGACGCGACGCTGCACGCCATCGACCTGGGCGACCGGCCGGCCACCGGCGTGACCCGCCTGCCGTTCGGGTGGGCCGGGGTGCGTCGGCTCGCCACCGGCGTCTCCGCCGTGCGGGCCCGGATCACCCCGACCGGTCCGGACGCGGTGTCGCTGACCCTCACCGACACCGCCGGACGGCCGGTGGCCACGGTCGCCTCGCTGACCCTGCGCGAGTCCACCGCCCAGGCCGGCGCGCTGTACGAGGTGAACTGGACGCCCGTCCCGGCCGGGCCCACCGACCCGGCCGCCTCCTGGGCGGTGGTCGGCGACGACCGCGGTCTCGCGGCGGCGCTGCCCAACGTGGTCAGGTACCCCGACCTGGGCGCGGTGACCGGCGCCCCGGACGCCGTCCTGCTGGTCCTCGACCCGGCGGGACCTGACGTCGGCGCGGCGGTGGATGGTCCCGGCGCGGTGGCCGGCGACGCCGTCACGGTGGCGGACGGGGCCGGCGCGGCGAACGGGGCCGGCGTGGTGGCGGGTGCCGCCGCCCCGGTGGGGGGCGAGGCCGACGCGGCGCACGCCGTCTGCCACCACGCGCTCGCCCAGGCCCAGGCGTGGATCGCCGACGATCGGTTCGGCGTCGCCCCGCTGGTCGTGGTCACCCGCGACGCCACCACCGGTGACGACCTGCCCGCGGCCGCCGCCCGTGGGCTGCTGCTGACCGCGGCCACCGAGAACCCGGGCCGGTTCGTCGTGGTGGACGTGGACGGCTCGCCCGGCTCCGTCGCGGCGCTCCCCGGCGTCCTCGGTCTCGACGAGCCCCAACTGCTGCTGCGCGAGGGCGTGCTGCTCGCCGCCCGGCTCGGCGCGTCCGGCCCGGCGACCGCCGACCCGGCGACCGCTGCGCCGGTGTCGTGGCCCGAGCACGGCACGGTCCTGGTCACCGGCGCGACCGGCGCGCTGGGCCACGCCGTCGCCCGTCACCTGGTCGCCGCGCACGGCGTACGGAACCTGCTGCTGGTGAGCCGGCGCGGCCCGGACGCCCCCGGCGCGGACGACCTGCGCGCCGACCTGACCGGTCTCGGCGCGGACGTCACCGTCGCCGGCTGCGACGTCGCCGACCGGGACGCGCTCACCGCGCTGCTCGCCACGATCCCCGCCGACCGTCCGCTGACCGCGGTGGTGCACGCCGCCGGCGTGCTCGACGACGGGGTCGTCGGCGCGCTCACCCCGCAACGGCTCGACACGGTCCTGCGGCCCAAGGTGGACGCCGCCTGGCACCTGCACGAGTTGACCCGGGACGCCGGCCTCACCGCGTTCGTGCTGTTCTCCTCCGTCGCCGGCGTGGTCGGCACCGCCGGGCAGGCCGGCTACGCGGCGGCCAACGCGTTCCTGGACGCGCTGGCCCGGCGGCGGCGCGCCGCCGGCGACGCCGCGCTGTCCCTGGGCTGGGGAGCGTGGGCCGAGGCGGGCATGGCCGCCGGGCTCGGCGCAGCCGACCTGGCCCGGGTCGCCCGCAGCGGTATCGGCGTGCTCGACGCCGCCGACGGGCTGCGGCTGTTCGACGCGGCGCTGACCGGCGCTCCCGCCCATGTCGTGCCGCTGCGGCTGGACACCGGCGCGCTCGGCGCGGACGCCCCGGCGCTGCTGCGTGGGCTGGCCCCGAGCCGGCGCGCGTCCCGCGACCGCCCCGCCGGGGCCGACGCCCTGAAGCGACGGCTCGCCACGCTGAGCCCGGCGAAGCGGCACAAGGCGCTCACCGACGTGGTCCGCGCCGAGGCGGCCACCGTGCTCAACCATCCCGGGCCCGCCCAGGTGCCGGCGGAACGGACGTTCACCGATCTCGGCGTCGACTCGCTCACCGCGCTGGAGCTGCGTAACGCCCTGGTCCGGGCCACCGGCGTCCCGCTGGCCCCGACGGTGGTGTTCGACCATCCGACCCCGGCTGCCCTGGCCCGACTGCTGCTCGGCGAGATCGTGTTCGCACCGACCGGGCCCGACGCCTTCGACGAGGAGCGGTTCCGTCGTGACCTCGCCGCCCTGCCGGTGGAGCGGTTGCGCGCGGCCGGGCTCCTGCCCGACCTGCTCGCCCTGGTGGGGTCCCGCCCCGCCGACCGGCCCACCAACGCGACCGCGGGCGGTGACGACCCGGATGCCGATGTCGATGGTCTGGGTGTGGGGGATTTGATTCGTTTGGCGACTGAGGGGGTGGAGTGGTGA